One Streptomyces sp. L2 genomic window carries:
- a CDS encoding 4-oxalocrotonate tautomerase family protein, translating to MPFANFKVPAGTLTADDKRKIVERTTDLYAEIYGERARPTTVVLVDEVTDGGWGVAGHVLTAAMLNGTEPPPDRP from the coding sequence ATGCCTTTCGCCAACTTCAAGGTCCCCGCGGGCACCCTCACGGCCGACGACAAGAGGAAGATCGTCGAGCGCACCACCGACCTGTACGCCGAGATCTACGGCGAGCGGGCCCGCCCCACCACCGTCGTCCTCGTCGACGAGGTCACCGACGGCGGCTGGGGCGTCGCCGGCCACGTCCTGACGGCGGCGATGCTGAACGGCACGGAGCCGCCCCCCGACCGGCCATGA
- a CDS encoding SDR family NAD(P)-dependent oxidoreductase translates to MTSQPYVVVVTGASSGFGNLTARALARAGHTVYAGMRATAGRNAPAVAALAEAAELHGVRLSAVEMDVQDQASVDQAIDHVLTEQGRVDVVVHYAGHMVLGPAEAFTVDQLADVYDINVLSTQRVNRAVVPVMRRQGRGLLLWVGSSSTRGGHPPFLGPYFAAKAAMDALAESYAAELVKFGIETSLVIPGAYPSGTNHFAHAGAPGDTSRAAEYDEPYGSLRDAMAETLSGIFPPGREVGEVADEIVRVVSLPHGERPLRTHVDPSRDGSEVVSAVYDRVRAEFFHRVGIGELLTANAAL, encoded by the coding sequence ATGACCTCGCAGCCGTACGTCGTGGTCGTCACCGGCGCCTCCAGCGGCTTCGGGAACCTCACGGCGCGCGCCCTCGCGCGGGCCGGTCACACCGTGTACGCCGGGATGCGCGCGACGGCGGGCCGCAACGCACCCGCCGTGGCCGCGCTGGCCGAGGCCGCCGAGTTGCACGGTGTGCGGCTGTCGGCCGTCGAGATGGACGTCCAGGACCAGGCCTCGGTCGACCAGGCGATCGACCACGTCCTGACCGAGCAGGGGCGGGTCGACGTCGTGGTGCACTACGCCGGTCACATGGTTCTCGGACCCGCCGAGGCGTTCACCGTCGATCAGCTCGCCGACGTCTACGACATCAACGTGCTGTCGACGCAGCGTGTGAACCGCGCCGTGGTGCCGGTCATGCGCCGCCAGGGGCGCGGGCTGCTGCTGTGGGTCGGCTCCTCGTCGACGCGCGGCGGTCATCCGCCGTTCCTGGGGCCCTACTTCGCCGCCAAGGCCGCGATGGACGCCCTCGCCGAGAGCTACGCCGCCGAGCTGGTCAAGTTCGGCATCGAGACCAGCCTCGTCATCCCCGGCGCCTACCCGAGCGGCACCAACCACTTCGCCCACGCGGGCGCGCCCGGCGACACGTCGCGTGCCGCCGAGTACGACGAGCCGTACGGCAGTCTCAGGGACGCGATGGCCGAGACGCTGAGCGGGATCTTCCCGCCCGGCCGCGAGGTCGGCGAGGTGGCCGACGAGATCGTCCGCGTCGTGTCGCTCCCCCACGGCGAGCGCCCGTTGCGCACCCACGTCGACCCCAGCCGCGACGGCAGCGAGGTCGTCTCCGCGGTGTACGACCGCGTCCGCGCCGAGTTCTTCCACCGCGTCGGCATCGGCGAACTGCTCACCGCGAACGCCGCCCTCTGA
- a CDS encoding SDR family oxidoreductase: MNATSSTNQEPGRRVAVVTGGSRGIGRAVSLRLAQDGLAVVVNYAHGTAAAEETVKTITAGGGRAIAVQADVADEHAVAALFDRAEEEFGGVDVVVNAAGRMALSTVADLDLAELDAMHRTNIRGTFVTAQQAARRLRAGGSYVAFSTSVVGLQFPTYGAYAASKGAVEAMTLILARELRGRDITVNAVAPGPTATDLFLRGKSDDEIDRLAKIPPLERLGTPEDIARVVAFLAGPEGHWVNGQVLRANGGIA; this comes from the coding sequence ATGAACGCAACATCATCCACGAATCAGGAGCCGGGCCGGCGGGTCGCCGTCGTCACCGGCGGGTCACGCGGCATCGGCCGCGCCGTCAGCCTGAGGCTCGCGCAGGACGGCCTGGCCGTCGTCGTGAACTACGCGCACGGCACGGCGGCCGCCGAGGAGACCGTGAAGACGATCACCGCCGGGGGCGGCCGGGCGATCGCGGTCCAGGCCGACGTCGCGGACGAGCACGCCGTCGCCGCGCTGTTCGACCGGGCCGAGGAGGAGTTCGGCGGGGTCGACGTCGTCGTCAACGCGGCGGGCCGGATGGCGCTGTCCACCGTCGCCGACCTCGACCTGGCGGAGCTGGACGCCATGCACCGCACCAACATCCGGGGCACCTTCGTCACCGCCCAGCAGGCCGCGCGGCGGCTGCGCGCGGGCGGCTCGTACGTGGCGTTCTCGACGTCCGTCGTCGGCCTGCAGTTCCCCACCTACGGCGCGTACGCGGCGAGCAAGGGCGCCGTGGAGGCGATGACGCTGATCCTCGCCCGCGAGCTGCGCGGCCGGGACATCACCGTGAACGCCGTCGCGCCCGGGCCGACGGCCACGGACCTGTTCCTGCGGGGCAAGTCCGACGACGAGATCGACCGGCTCGCCAAGATTCCGCCGCTGGAGCGGCTGGGCACGCCCGAGGACATCGCCCGGGTCGTGGCCTTCCTCGCCGGCCCGGAGGGACACTGGGTGAACGGCCAGGTACTGCGCGCCAACGGGGGCATCGCATGA
- a CDS encoding helix-turn-helix transcriptional regulator: protein MGAAKYTELGAFLRSRRERVRPADVGLPTGPRRRVPGLRREEVAQLAGASVDYYNELERGAGSQPSEQMIAALARALRLSGDERDHLFHLAGRPVPVQGGAASHVHPGMLDLLHRLTSTPAQVITDLHVTLVQNPLAVALLGDQCGFRGPRASFVHRWFTEPEARQLYPEAEHETQSRAFVADLRAAVARRDATDTEARPMIRSLLALSPEFAALWADHEVAFRRDDRKRIDHPTLGVIEVNCLNLFSEDGRQRLLWFTPAVGTDSAALLELLAVVGTQEIAGPAPH from the coding sequence ATGGGTGCTGCGAAATACACCGAGCTGGGGGCCTTCCTGCGTTCACGGCGTGAACGCGTCAGGCCCGCCGACGTCGGCCTCCCCACCGGCCCGCGCCGCCGCGTCCCCGGGCTGCGCCGGGAGGAGGTCGCCCAGCTCGCCGGGGCGTCGGTGGACTACTACAACGAGCTGGAGCGCGGCGCCGGATCCCAGCCGTCCGAACAGATGATCGCCGCTCTGGCCCGGGCGCTGCGCCTGTCCGGCGACGAACGCGACCACCTCTTCCACCTGGCCGGCCGGCCGGTGCCCGTACAGGGCGGAGCCGCCTCGCACGTGCACCCCGGCATGCTGGACCTGCTCCACCGGCTCACCTCGACACCGGCGCAGGTCATCACCGACCTGCACGTCACCCTCGTACAGAATCCCCTGGCCGTGGCGCTGCTCGGCGACCAGTGCGGGTTCCGCGGGCCCCGGGCCAGCTTCGTGCACCGCTGGTTCACCGAGCCCGAGGCCCGGCAGCTGTACCCGGAGGCGGAGCACGAGACCCAGTCGCGGGCCTTCGTCGCCGATCTGCGCGCGGCCGTGGCCCGGCGGGACGCGACGGACACCGAGGCCCGGCCGATGATCCGCTCCCTGCTGGCGCTGTCCCCTGAGTTCGCGGCCCTGTGGGCCGACCACGAGGTGGCGTTCCGCCGGGACGACCGCAAGCGCATCGACCATCCCACGCTGGGCGTGATCGAGGTCAACTGCCTCAACCTGTTCAGCGAGGACGGCCGGCAGCGCCTGCTGTGGTTCACCCCGGCGGTCGGCACGGACAGCGCGGCCCTGCTGGAGCTGCTCGCGGTCGTGGGCACGCAGGAGATCGCCGGCCCGGCACCGCACTGA
- a CDS encoding alkaline phosphatase, translating into MPRSARRRLTPAVAVVAATAAVVAVTSAAGAFDGRQQAAGAIRGGKAKNVILLIGDGMGDSEITLARDYTVGANGRLDMDRFPLTGEYTTYAVHADGTPDYVTDSAASGTGWATGVKTVNGRISKTPGSDKPVRTLLELAQRNGYATGSVTTAELTDATPAVLASHVTDRSCQGPADMAKCPSDTLASGGPGSVAEQSVNHKVDVLFGGGKQRFDQRVTDGRFKGRTVTEQARSLGYQVVTDDAGMKAAEPGKPVLGLFAPGNVPVEWTGKPAATGGTAPQRCVTSNPNRPSTTPSLADSAAKAIQLLEAKQRRHHSRQGFFLQIEGASIDKQDHAADPCGQIGETAAFDRAVKVARAYAAKHPDTLVVTTADHGHTSQIVPLEATPPGLSSTLVTDEGQQLKVNYSTNTPGQSQEHTGTEVRIAAQGPLAYRVLGVTDQTDLFTTIREALRLR; encoded by the coding sequence GTGCCCCGGTCCGCCCGTCGTCGTCTCACGCCGGCCGTCGCCGTGGTCGCCGCCACCGCTGCCGTCGTGGCCGTCACCAGCGCGGCCGGTGCCTTCGACGGCCGTCAGCAGGCGGCCGGTGCGATCCGGGGCGGGAAGGCCAAGAACGTCATCCTGCTCATCGGGGACGGCATGGGCGACTCGGAGATCACGCTCGCCCGGGACTACACGGTCGGCGCCAACGGCCGTCTGGACATGGACCGTTTCCCGCTCACCGGCGAGTACACGACCTACGCGGTCCACGCCGACGGCACCCCGGACTACGTCACCGACTCCGCCGCCAGCGGCACTGGTTGGGCCACCGGCGTGAAGACGGTCAACGGCCGCATCTCCAAGACCCCCGGCAGCGACAAGCCCGTGCGCACCCTGCTGGAGCTGGCCCAGCGGAACGGGTACGCCACCGGCAGCGTCACCACCGCCGAACTGACCGACGCCACCCCGGCGGTGCTCGCCTCGCACGTCACCGACCGTTCCTGCCAGGGCCCGGCCGACATGGCCAAGTGCCCCTCCGACACGCTCGCGAGCGGCGGCCCCGGCTCCGTCGCCGAGCAGTCCGTCAACCACAAGGTCGACGTCCTGTTCGGCGGCGGCAAGCAGCGCTTCGACCAGCGGGTCACCGACGGCCGGTTCAAGGGCCGTACCGTCACCGAGCAGGCCCGCTCGCTCGGCTACCAGGTCGTCACCGACGACGCCGGGATGAAGGCCGCCGAGCCGGGCAAGCCCGTACTGGGCCTGTTCGCCCCGGGCAACGTGCCCGTCGAGTGGACCGGCAAGCCGGCCGCGACCGGCGGCACCGCCCCGCAGCGCTGCGTCACCTCCAACCCGAACCGTCCCTCGACGACACCGAGCCTCGCGGACTCCGCGGCCAAGGCCATCCAGCTGCTGGAGGCCAAGCAGCGGCGGCACCACTCCCGGCAGGGCTTCTTCCTGCAGATCGAGGGCGCGTCGATCGACAAGCAGGACCACGCCGCCGACCCGTGCGGCCAGATCGGCGAGACGGCGGCCTTCGACCGCGCGGTGAAGGTGGCCCGCGCCTACGCGGCCAAGCACCCCGACACCCTCGTCGTCACCACCGCCGACCACGGTCACACCAGCCAGATCGTCCCGCTGGAAGCGACCCCGCCCGGCCTGTCCTCCACGCTCGTCACCGACGAGGGACAGCAGCTGAAGGTCAACTACTCGACCAACACCCCGGGCCAGTCCCAGGAGCACACCGGCACAGAGGTGCGCATCGCCGCGCAGGGCCCGCTGGCGTACCGCGTCCTCGGCGTCACCGACCAGACCGACCTGTTCACCACGATCCGCGAGGCGCTGCGCCTGCGCTGA
- a CDS encoding LysR family transcriptional regulator produces the protein MFDSRHIKTFHAVVTAGTYSGAATALGYTQPAVTQQMKALERMVGSPLFVRVGRRMRLTEAGETLARHAEAILGSLSVAEEQVTAITRLRAGRVRVCGFPSANATLVPETLAQLAAEHPGIAVSLLDDEPPDSLRRLARGECDVTLAFTYPGPPEPVPDDVVEIPLLEDQLTVLMPVGHPQARRRAVRLADFTEERWIAGCARCRTHFLHECAELGFAPDIAYATDDGLVMQSLVAEGLGVAMVPGLVLSFLRLDRVAGRALQPAARRRVSAYVLREHLRVPATALVVDTIKAVAERRVGC, from the coding sequence GTGTTCGATTCACGGCACATCAAGACGTTTCACGCGGTGGTCACCGCCGGCACCTACTCCGGGGCCGCCACCGCGCTCGGCTACACGCAGCCGGCCGTGACGCAGCAGATGAAGGCGCTGGAACGGATGGTGGGCAGCCCGCTGTTCGTCCGGGTCGGGCGGCGGATGCGGCTGACGGAGGCCGGCGAGACACTGGCCCGGCACGCCGAGGCCATCCTCGGCAGTCTGTCCGTCGCCGAGGAACAGGTCACCGCGATCACCAGACTGCGCGCCGGCCGGGTCAGGGTGTGCGGCTTCCCCAGTGCCAACGCCACCCTCGTCCCCGAGACCCTCGCCCAACTCGCCGCCGAACACCCCGGGATAGCGGTGAGCCTGCTCGACGACGAACCGCCCGACTCCCTACGGCGCCTGGCGCGCGGCGAGTGCGACGTCACCCTCGCCTTCACCTACCCCGGCCCGCCCGAACCCGTGCCGGACGACGTGGTCGAGATCCCCCTCCTGGAGGACCAGCTCACCGTCCTGATGCCGGTCGGCCACCCCCAGGCCCGGCGGCGCGCCGTACGCCTCGCCGACTTCACCGAGGAACGCTGGATCGCCGGCTGCGCCCGCTGCCGTACCCACTTCCTGCACGAGTGCGCCGAGTTGGGCTTCGCGCCCGACATCGCCTACGCCACCGACGACGGCCTGGTCATGCAGTCCCTGGTCGCCGAAGGGCTGGGCGTCGCCATGGTGCCCGGGCTCGTGCTGTCCTTCCTCCGGCTCGACCGCGTCGCCGGCCGCGCCCTGCAGCCGGCCGCGCGCCGCCGCGTCTCGGCGTACGTGCTGCGTGAGCACCTGCGGGTCCCGGCCACCGCACTGGTCGTCGACACCATCAAGGCCGTCGCCGAACGCCGCGTCGGCTGCTGA
- a CDS encoding cysteine dioxygenase family protein — translation MTTSTPTERAEVTARLGRFVDEMKRIVRRGLPPERTARTVAECLAPHLGADDLLTARQCESDPTHYRQHVLHAEDDGSFSIVALVWLPGQRTSIHDHVSWCVTGVHTGREHERRYELLPGADSSRLIATREVVNEQGSVCGFAPPGDIHRVWNGGDSKAISLHVYGADITRLGSSVRRIYDPPAGER, via the coding sequence ATGACCACTTCCACGCCCACCGAGCGCGCCGAGGTCACCGCCCGTCTCGGCCGTTTCGTCGACGAGATGAAGCGGATCGTCCGGCGCGGTCTGCCACCCGAGCGCACGGCCCGCACGGTCGCCGAGTGTCTCGCACCGCACCTGGGCGCCGACGACCTGCTCACGGCCCGGCAGTGCGAAAGCGACCCCACGCACTACCGCCAGCACGTCCTGCACGCCGAGGACGACGGCAGCTTCTCGATCGTCGCCCTGGTGTGGCTGCCGGGCCAGCGCACCTCGATCCACGACCACGTCTCCTGGTGCGTCACCGGCGTCCACACCGGCCGCGAGCACGAACGCCGCTACGAACTGCTCCCCGGCGCCGACTCCTCCCGCCTCATCGCCACCCGGGAAGTCGTCAACGAACAGGGCAGCGTCTGCGGCTTCGCCCCTCCCGGCGACATCCACCGCGTATGGAACGGGGGCGACAGCAAGGCGATCTCCCTGCACGTCTACGGCGCCGACATCACCCGCCTGGGCTCCAGCGTCCGGCGGATCTACGACCCCCCGGCCGGGGAGCGCTGA
- a CDS encoding DUF5133 domain-containing protein yields MLMAHPAVLRDLIDQYEALAALQASEAGSAQVRQRMQDVAYTLCVSTGTGDIDAALIAARHRLPGARPQDDSVLTGS; encoded by the coding sequence ATGTTGATGGCCCACCCCGCGGTGCTGCGGGATCTGATCGACCAGTACGAAGCCCTCGCGGCCCTGCAGGCCTCGGAGGCGGGCAGCGCGCAGGTACGGCAGCGGATGCAGGACGTCGCCTACACCCTGTGCGTGTCGACGGGGACCGGTGACATCGACGCGGCGCTGATAGCGGCCCGCCACCGGTTGCCCGGCGCCCGTCCCCAGGACGACTCGGTCCTCACCGGCAGCTGA
- a CDS encoding SDR family oxidoreductase, with translation MNDHTALVTGANKGIGKHIARLLVAEGFTVYVGSRDAGRGRRAAEEIGDGARPLVLEVTDPEGIARAAAGVDRLDVLVNNAGISPSLALPENTGVEEFRRTYETNVFGVAAVTNAFLPALRRSPRPPIVNVSSGTASLTWSTHPNPQFAPGSGGAAAYRSSKAALNALTVLYGQTLAADGFKVNALAPGLRATDLNDRAATQGGDPAEAARGAVRLALLPDDGATGGFFSWDGTPVPW, from the coding sequence ATGAACGATCACACTGCTCTGGTGACCGGTGCCAACAAGGGCATCGGCAAGCACATCGCACGGTTGCTCGTCGCCGAGGGCTTCACCGTGTACGTCGGCTCGCGTGACGCCGGGCGGGGGCGGCGGGCCGCCGAGGAGATCGGGGACGGGGCCCGGCCGCTGGTCCTTGAAGTGACGGATCCCGAGGGGATCGCGCGGGCCGCGGCCGGGGTGGACCGTCTGGATGTGCTGGTCAACAACGCCGGCATCTCCCCGTCGCTCGCGCTGCCCGAAAACACCGGGGTCGAGGAGTTCCGGCGGACGTACGAGACCAACGTGTTCGGGGTGGCGGCGGTGACCAACGCCTTCCTGCCCGCCCTGCGCCGCTCCCCGCGCCCGCCCATCGTGAACGTCTCCAGCGGCACGGCGTCGCTGACCTGGAGCACGCACCCCAACCCGCAGTTCGCCCCGGGGAGCGGGGGCGCGGCCGCCTACCGGTCGTCCAAGGCCGCCCTGAACGCCCTCACCGTCCTCTACGGGCAGACGCTCGCCGCCGACGGCTTCAAGGTCAACGCGCTCGCCCCCGGGCTGCGGGCCACCGACCTCAACGACCGGGCGGCCACCCAGGGCGGCGATCCGGCCGAGGCCGCGCGGGGTGCCGTACGGCTGGCCCTGCTGCCGGACGACGGTGCCACGGGGGGCTTCTTCTCCTGGGACGGCACCCCCGTGCCCTGGTGA
- a CDS encoding toxin Doc, producing the protein MVLHIDVSWLLDVQEAALGHKDVTVTDYSALVAAVARHRTRMPTLEASDPDAAWRAAALLHTIVRLEPLPHRNSLFAAFVAAQYMDQSGEGVDPPYGGLSDLVRKVRDTRLSVYAVAEALRAWRI; encoded by the coding sequence ATGGTCCTGCACATCGACGTCTCCTGGCTGCTCGACGTCCAGGAGGCCGCCCTCGGGCACAAAGACGTCACGGTGACCGACTACTCCGCACTGGTGGCGGCCGTGGCACGGCACCGGACCCGGATGCCGACCCTGGAGGCGTCCGACCCGGACGCCGCATGGCGCGCGGCCGCGCTGCTGCACACGATCGTGCGGCTGGAGCCGCTGCCGCACCGCAACAGCCTGTTCGCCGCGTTCGTCGCCGCCCAGTACATGGACCAGTCCGGCGAGGGCGTCGACCCGCCCTACGGCGGCCTGTCCGACCTGGTCCGCAAGGTCCGGGACACCCGCCTGAGCGTCTACGCCGTGGCCGAGGCCCTGCGCGCCTGGCGGATCTGA
- a CDS encoding TetR/AcrR family transcriptional regulator C-terminal domain-containing protein — protein sequence MSTERRAPLDRERVADTALRLLNEVGLDGLSLRVIARELDVKAPALYWHFKDKQALLDEMATQMYRRMAAGVAFDPADTWQERLLKTNRGLRTALLGYRDGARVFSGTRFTGTAHAPALEANLRLLTGAGFTLAQATDAGRTANAFTLGFVIEEQGMRPFRGEARQDLDIGERARLLAEFPLAAAVGELLFDDYDRQFEEGLALVLAGIAARYGID from the coding sequence GTGAGTACGGAACGACGCGCCCCCCTCGACCGCGAGCGGGTGGCGGACACCGCGCTGCGGCTGCTGAACGAGGTCGGTCTGGACGGGCTGTCGCTGCGCGTCATCGCCCGCGAGCTGGACGTCAAGGCACCCGCGCTGTACTGGCACTTCAAGGACAAGCAGGCACTGCTGGACGAGATGGCGACGCAGATGTACCGGCGGATGGCCGCCGGCGTCGCATTCGACCCCGCCGACACCTGGCAGGAACGGCTGCTGAAGACCAACCGGGGCCTGCGCACCGCCCTGCTCGGCTACCGCGACGGCGCCAGGGTCTTCAGCGGCACCCGCTTCACCGGCACCGCCCACGCCCCCGCCCTGGAGGCCAACCTGCGGCTGCTGACGGGCGCCGGATTCACCCTCGCCCAGGCCACCGACGCGGGCCGCACGGCGAACGCCTTCACCCTCGGGTTCGTCATCGAGGAGCAGGGCATGCGGCCCTTCCGGGGGGAGGCACGCCAGGACCTCGACATCGGCGAACGCGCCCGCCTGCTGGCCGAGTTCCCGCTCGCCGCGGCGGTCGGCGAGCTCCTCTTCGACGACTACGACCGCCAGTTCGAGGAGGGGCTGGCGCTCGTGCTGGCGGGGATCGCGGCGCGGTACGGCATCGACTGA
- a CDS encoding FAD-dependent monooxygenase → MDVLIVGAGPTGLALGIDLARRGVEALVVERADRLFPGSRGKGLQPRTQEVFHDLGVLEAIRAAGGPYPAQMIWKEGERVGEQQMFEKFEPDEGTPWTEPWMVAQWRTQEVLHARLTELGGQVAFGCEVVAVDQDASGVTARLGDGTTLRARCLVAADGGRSVIREALGVAMSGDTVDPAPNLVADIRLRGLDRDHWHMFPRDDGSGVALCPLAGTDDFQLQARHAGGTTPDLSLEGIRALVATYTHLGAEAVTGLRWASDFRPRTGLADRFRAGRVFLAGDAAHIHSPAGGQGLNTSVQDAYNLGWKLGAVLRGAAPESLLDTYEEERRAVAAEMLDLSTAVHRGEVRRGRATVQLGLEYRASSLSQETRAHPGEVRAGDRAPDGTVDGVRLFDAFRGPHWTLLGATAPRAASGLRSLPAAPASYGPGLFLIRPDGYVGWAGDTTEGLAEYATRRGAFAPTA, encoded by the coding sequence ATGGATGTCCTGATCGTGGGCGCGGGCCCGACGGGCCTGGCGCTGGGGATCGACCTCGCGCGGCGCGGAGTGGAGGCGCTGGTCGTCGAGCGGGCCGACCGGCTGTTCCCCGGCTCGCGCGGCAAGGGCCTCCAGCCGCGCACCCAGGAGGTCTTCCACGACCTCGGCGTACTGGAGGCGATCCGCGCGGCGGGCGGCCCCTATCCGGCACAGATGATCTGGAAGGAGGGCGAACGGGTCGGCGAACAGCAGATGTTCGAGAAGTTCGAGCCGGACGAGGGCACGCCCTGGACCGAGCCGTGGATGGTCGCGCAGTGGCGCACCCAGGAGGTGCTGCACGCGCGTCTCACCGAGCTGGGCGGGCAGGTCGCCTTCGGTTGCGAGGTGGTGGCCGTCGACCAGGACGCATCCGGAGTCACCGCGCGCCTCGGCGACGGTACGACCCTCCGTGCGCGCTGTCTCGTCGCGGCCGACGGGGGACGCTCGGTGATCCGCGAAGCGCTCGGCGTCGCCATGAGCGGGGACACCGTCGACCCCGCCCCGAACCTGGTCGCGGACATCCGGCTGCGGGGCCTGGACCGGGACCACTGGCACATGTTCCCCCGCGACGACGGCAGCGGCGTCGCCCTGTGCCCGCTGGCCGGCACCGACGACTTCCAGCTGCAGGCCCGGCACGCCGGCGGCACCACACCCGACCTGTCCCTGGAGGGCATCCGCGCACTGGTCGCCACGTACACCCACCTGGGCGCCGAGGCCGTCACGGGACTGCGCTGGGCCTCCGACTTCCGTCCGCGCACCGGCCTGGCCGACCGGTTCCGGGCGGGCCGCGTCTTCCTCGCGGGCGACGCCGCGCACATCCACTCACCGGCCGGCGGACAGGGCCTGAACACCAGCGTCCAGGACGCCTACAACCTGGGCTGGAAGCTGGGCGCGGTCCTGCGGGGCGCGGCGCCCGAGTCCCTGCTCGACACGTACGAGGAGGAACGGCGGGCGGTCGCCGCGGAGATGCTGGACCTGTCGACGGCCGTGCACCGCGGCGAGGTCCGGCGCGGCAGAGCCACGGTCCAACTGGGCCTGGAGTACCGCGCGTCGTCCCTGAGCCAGGAGACCCGCGCCCACCCGGGCGAGGTACGGGCGGGGGACCGGGCACCCGACGGCACGGTGGACGGCGTACGCCTCTTCGATGCCTTCCGCGGCCCGCACTGGACCCTGCTGGGCGCCACCGCACCGCGCGCCGCCTCCGGCCTCCGTTCCCTGCCGGCCGCCCCCGCGTCGTACGGTCCCGGCCTCTTCCTGATCCGTCCCGACGGCTACGTCGGCTGGGCGGGCGACACGACCGAGGGTCTCGCGGAGTACGCCACCCGCAGGGGCGCCTTCGCGCCGACGGCCTGA
- a CDS encoding DUF4097 family beta strand repeat-containing protein, producing the protein MQRAQARVVEAVALAALTLAGTTACSVLDQKTLEDDAKLSQKITSIRLDSRNGGVEVDASADTPAVSVHRKVNYHGDKPDGTSFHVEDGVLVLSGCGRNCGVDYVVKAPAGLAVTGGTSNGELALSGVGKVDVHTSNGEIRVTGAAGPVRLRTSNGGVHVEGARGGGVDAQTSNGEVTIRTATPQNVTARTSSGNLKVTVPPAAYRVSAHSTHGDKKVSVKDDPSGRYRLDLSTTNGDLTVRPAKG; encoded by the coding sequence ATGCAGCGCGCGCAGGCACGCGTCGTCGAGGCAGTGGCTCTGGCCGCCCTCACCCTCGCCGGGACGACGGCGTGCTCGGTCCTCGACCAGAAGACGCTGGAGGACGACGCCAAGCTGTCCCAGAAGATCACCTCGATCCGGCTCGACAGCCGGAACGGCGGGGTGGAAGTGGACGCCTCGGCGGACACCCCGGCCGTCTCCGTGCACCGCAAGGTCAATTATCACGGCGACAAGCCGGACGGCACGTCGTTCCACGTCGAGGACGGTGTCCTGGTCCTCTCCGGGTGCGGCAGGAACTGCGGCGTCGACTACGTCGTCAAGGCGCCCGCCGGCCTGGCGGTGACGGGAGGCACGTCCAACGGGGAGCTGGCGCTGAGCGGCGTCGGCAAGGTCGACGTGCACACGAGCAACGGCGAGATCAGGGTGACCGGCGCGGCCGGGCCGGTGCGGCTGCGCACGTCCAACGGGGGCGTCCACGTCGAGGGCGCCAGGGGCGGCGGAGTCGACGCGCAGACGTCGAACGGCGAGGTGACGATCCGGACGGCCACCCCGCAGAACGTCACGGCCCGTACGTCCAGCGGGAACCTCAAGGTCACCGTCCCGCCCGCCGCCTACCGGGTCTCGGCGCACAGCACCCACGGCGACAAGAAGGTGTCGGTCAAGGACGATCCGTCGGGCCGCTACCGCCTGGATCTGTCGACGACGAACGGCGACCTGACCGTACGGCCGGCGAAGGGCTGA
- a CDS encoding antibiotic biosynthesis monooxygenase — protein MSDHPEAPVASVVPAAPVEAFEPPYYVAVFTSVRTEEQGGYGETSARMEELVKDVPGYLGMDHARTPGGLSITVGYFRDAEALTRWRGNAEHRAAQKRGRAEWYERYTLHIAKVERSHGFTRGEGDPQGTTAG, from the coding sequence ATGAGCGATCATCCGGAAGCGCCTGTCGCGTCCGTCGTGCCTGCCGCGCCCGTCGAGGCCTTCGAACCCCCCTACTACGTCGCCGTCTTCACGTCGGTGCGAACCGAGGAGCAGGGCGGATACGGCGAAACCAGCGCGCGTATGGAGGAGTTGGTGAAGGACGTCCCCGGGTACCTGGGGATGGATCACGCGCGGACTCCCGGCGGGCTGTCCATCACCGTCGGGTACTTCCGCGACGCCGAGGCGCTCACCCGGTGGCGCGGCAACGCCGAGCACCGTGCGGCACAGAAGCGCGGGCGCGCCGAGTGGTACGAGAGGTACACCCTGCACATCGCGAAGGTGGAGCGGAGTCACGGATTCACGCGCGGGGAGGGCGACCCGCAGGGGACGACAGCGGGCTGA